The nucleotide sequence AACTGTGATGAGTCACGCCGCAAGGCGGACAAGCTGCTGATCAAGCCAACGGGTGGGCCAGGCCGACGCCCGCGTCCGGCAGACATCTCGGGGGAACGGCAGCCGCTGGGGCGCCAGTTATGTTTCGAGTCATGCCGGATCACAAGCGTCGAGCCTGGCAGCAACCCATCCCGGGCCGCAGAAGAACTCTCACAGTTACGTTTCCGCGTGAGGGATGTTCGTCACGCCCGCGAGCACGTCACGCCCGCTCGCCTCGACCCTCCCGCGGTGTGGGCCGACCGCAGAGTGTGCGCTCCTCGCTGCAGATGATTCGGGCCCGGACGCCCTCCGGCCGCGCCCTTGCGGGTCAGGCGGAGTGTCAGCCGTCCTGCGAGGTGGCAGAACATCGCCGCGTCGGGCTTACGGATCGCGGCCGACCGGGCGCCGAGCGGCCACCCGCTGAAGACGGCGCGGGTCGCCGCGATGGGCGCGAGCGGGACCGATGCGGACGATGAATGGGAAGCGATTGCCCGCGTTCGCGAGTGCCCTCTATCGTGAACTCGTTGAGGCAGGGGGGCTACTCACGGTGAGTGAAGCCAGCAGCAAGGCCCGCGGATACCAGCAACGGGCATGGTTATGGACGCGCGACATGGTGGCGTCGGGCTGCTTCAAGTTGGGGACCCTCTTCCTCACCCTCGCGGTCGTGGCGGCGCCGCTTTCCCGTCCCGCAGGCGTCTGGCCGGCGTCCGGCAGTGGCTCCGTACCGCGCACGTATCTTTCCGTCTTTCTTCTCGATCACGCATGCATCGTCCTGGCCCTGCTCGTATTCGGCCTGGGGGCGTGGGCTGCCGTTCCCGCCGCGCTGCCCGGCCCTGATGCCGCACTCGCCCCACCCGCCTCCGAGGAGCCCGCCCCACACCCCCGACGGAGATCGCTTCGAACAGCTGGTGGCGCTCTGTTCTGGCTCAGCGCCTGGCTTTTCGTCCTGGGCGGGCAGATGTTCCTGCTTACTGCGGGCGGCGGGTCCACGTGGCTGGTCAATCTCGGAATCGCCTTCTGTTCCGTACCGGTGTTCCTGGCAGGACGGGAGTTGCGTCGCACGGCCGACCGACGGGGACGAGCTGTGACGCGGGCCGCGCTCTGGACCGGGTGGACGCTGCGCCTGGCCCACTGGCTCTGCAGAACGGCAGGCGCCGGACTGGTCGCCCTCTCCGTGTACGCGGCCTCGGTCACCCTGGCCCGGCCGGGAGCGGACCGCCTGGAATTCCTCCTCGTTCTCGCGCTCAGCGTGTCCGCCGCAGCCGTCGGTGTCGTCGCCTTCCGGCTCGGAGCGGTCGCCGGGAATGCCGCCAGGCGGCACTTCGGGCTGGCGACGCCTGGACCATCGAGGCGTCTGTCGACCGCGCAGAAGCTGCGCGTGGGCTCCATCCAGCTCACGAGCCTGGCGACCGGAACAGCCGGGCTCGCCGTCGTGCTCGTGAGCCTGCGTCTCGCGGTGGGCGACCTCGTGGCGACGGTGTCGCACCTGTCCTCACCGCACACCCTTCTCCTCGACCTCATGAGCCTGTGCGTCGGCGGCTCGGACATCTGGGCAGCGCTGGCCGCCTGGCGCGTAGCCCAGCGATTGCTCGGGACGGGCGCAGGCAACGGCGCGCCTCTCCCCCGACGCCGCCGGATCCACGGCTGGGCCCTGCGGACAGCGAGTTGGGCGATGCGCCTTGGGGGAACGGCCGTACTGCTCCTCGCCGCCCTGGGAATGAAATCGGTATCCACGATTCCCGACCTGCCCGGATATCACGGGCCCCCCTGGTACATCCTTCTCGTGATTTTCCTGCTGGTCGGAACGGGCGGTGCCGCAGTCCTGGTATTCGCCTCCATCCCGGCGATGAAGGCGAACCGGTACCTGGCCAATATCGTCACGTCCCCGGACCACATTTCCAGCGGGTCGTACGTCCTCTATCTCAGGCCGTTCAACCAGGACGTCGGTGCCTCCGCGGCAACGCCCCTCGGCAAGAACCTGAACTTCTTCAACAACCCGGGCACGTGGATCATGCAGTCCCACCGCAGCCACGAGGAACGCATCAGCGCCCTGTTCACCGAATTCGGGCCGCTGCTGGCGGTCGGCAGCCCCGGTGAGCAGGTGCCGGGCGGCGCGGGGGCGGCGCGTATGTACCTACCGCTCGACGACTGGAAAGGCACCGTCGGCCGGCTCATCGAGAACGCGGGTGTGATCGTCATGGGGACCGGCCCCGGACCGGGAACGCTCTGGGAATACGCCGAGGTCCTCCGCCGCAGACACCCCACACGGCTCGTCCTGCTGGTGACGGACCCGATTGAATACCGACGCTTCAAGGCTTCGAGTGTCGCGGAGGCGGAAGGCGTGCTGTACGAACTCAAGAGCCGATACGGCGAGTCCTGGGAGACGCCCCTCCTTCCCGAACTGCCGGACTACCTTTCCTCTCCAGCCGATCGGGCGTTCTGGTTCAATTCCATGGTCTATTTCACCAGTGATTGCGAACCTCATCTGATTTCCCTGGACACCTCTACAGTGAGCGGAAATTTTCGGATGGACAGTTTTGTCGCCAAGAGTCGCCTCACTCCACTCATGAACCATCTACGAAGCATCCTGGCGGGCGCCTCATCGACGATGCCGGGCAGAAATGACCACTGACGATCCGGGGCGCCGAGCAGCCCTGAGCCAGACCGGCCCCACCATCCCCGGGCAGTCGGACCCCGCCTCCACCCGTGGTGGCGGGGGCGAAGCGTTCGTGGCGGAGTCGTTCGGCGGCCTTTGCGTCGGCGCGCAGGCTCTTGGTACGGATCGTGGACAGCTGCAGCGGCTCTGAGTCTCGGGTGGTACGGGCCGTGACGCTCAAAAGCGAGGCGTGGCGGGTGCCGGTGGGCGGTTCCGCTGCCCGGCCTTGGGGGCCGGGCAGCTCGGGTACCTCCGTGCCCCGTCCTGCAAGGGCCTGCATATCTGAGCTCCCTTTCTCGGGCTGGGGCAGGACAGCAGGAAGAGGGCATGGCCAGCAAGAAAGGTCTGTGGTTCTGGGGCAGTCGGCGCCCTCCATCCCGATGGCCAGAACTGACGATGACCGTCAGCCGGAATGCCTCGCCTCGGGGATCGGTGGTCGGCAAGTCCCTCTCGCGCGTCGGCGGGGCTGCGCGCGGGCCTATGGGGCTGGCTGTTGGCCGGGCAGATAGACCATCACGCACCGGGGATCGGTGCGCACTGGGTCTCGGTGGGCGGTTGGGAGACGAGACGTACGTTCTCCGTCTGTCCTGCGGCCGCCGCGGCCGCCTTGTTCTCCAGGGGGGTCTGGCAGGCAGGACACAGGATCAAGCGAGACGGCCGCACTCCCACTTCCCGGTCCAGTTCTCGGCGGCCTTGGACTTGGGGTCCCTCGGGGCAAAGCAGCGGCATCAGCTGCATCGGAGCCGCGTGTTTATCCGGGTCTGCGGGCGCTTCTGACGCTTCTTTCGACTCAGGAGACCGACGAGGCGATGCCCGCCGAAACGAATGGGCCCCAATCGCCGGGTACCACTGCGAGATCGGCACCGAGTTCGGCCGCCAGCTGTTCCAGCGCTGCGCCCAGGCTGCCCGCAGCAACCAGATCAGGGTAAAGGCCAGAGTCCACCTTCATAGTCTGCCGTCGCGACGCCACCAAGAGAACGGCGATCAGACGTCGCAGCGAGGCCGTGGGCACGTGACTCCGACTGTCCGTTGCTCACGGCCTGGGGAGCCATTGACATCACACTCAGTCAGCCCTTCCCGGAAAGTGAGCCAGAACCGGTTCTCGTGAACAAAGCCAGCGCGTACGTTTCCGGGGCGCTGGTCCCGCTGCCGGGCCCATCCTGCGGAACGGACAGCGAAGTCACTGGGCCACCTGTCAGGACGCGACCAGCGGCCTGACCCTGGAGTCGGCCGGAAGGGGGCGAGAGTGCGGGACCAACGGTGCCCCGATCCCGCCGCACCTGTCGCCGGAGTGCCTGGAAGTGCCTACGGGTTCGTCTCGCAGCCTGTCTGGCGAGCGGCCAACCGGATGGCTTCTGCGTACGGGGTGTCGAAGGCGCGGATCTCCGGATCGAGATCGCTGAAGGGAACCAGCGCTTCGTGAGTACTGTTCACTGTCTGCATCCATGCGCACCAGGCGTCGTGGACATCCTCGTCGGTGACCTGCTCCCCCTTGGCGTTCAGCAGCACGGCGTATAGGCGGAACAGCGCGGCCGAGTCCTCGGGAGGCTCGGCGTCGGGGGGGAGGCAGGACCGGATCAGGGTGGCGAGGGAGTCAAGGTAGGTCACACGGTCAGTGTGCCCGCAAGCAGAAGGAGATGCGCCGCTACGAATACCAGAGGCACGACGCGTTCGGATGTACCCAGTTCGGCGTAGCGCCTGCGCCAGCCGACAACCGGATCGCGGCGCAGGGCCTCCCACTCGTCCGCGAAGATCTTGACCGGGAGGCGTTCCTCGATCTTGTTGATGCCCTTGAACTTCGCCGTGTTGAGGTCCCGGTAGCTACGAAGCTGGAGCCACCAGGTGGCGGACAGGGTGATGCCGGCCAGAGCCACCGCGACCGCCGCCCACCAGGGGGACTTGGCGAGCTCCGGGAATCCGAAGCCGACGAGGCCGACGAACGCGGTCTGCACGGACAGGAAGAAGGCGTTGGCAGTCCCCCGGCGCGCGGAGACGCGGTCGGCCATCTCCACGGCTAGCTTGTAGAGCTCAAGGACCTCCGTACGCTGGGCTGGGTCGGGAGGCGTTGTCACCGGCCCCCTCCGACGAGCGTCTTGAGGTTGGGCCACGTCCACTTGTAGATCTTGTCGCCGTCCGTCGCTGTGGTTGGCTTCTTGCCGGTCTGGCCGTTGTACCCGTTCAGCAGGAAGTACTCGATCCCCTCCTCTTGGGCGAGTTTGAGCTCGATGGCCACGCCGACGGCCTGGTGCGTGTGCTTGCCGCAGATCACGATGACGATGTCGGACGCCCG is from Streptomyces sp. NBC_01363 and encodes:
- a CDS encoding TIR domain-containing protein, with translation MPKRAFVSFDYDYDKPLKDLLIGQAKNPDSPFEVYDWSIKEASQDWKVKARSRIRASDIVIVICGKHTHQAVGVAIELKLAQEEGIEYFLLNGYNGQTGKKPTTATDGDKIYKWTWPNLKTLVGGGR